Proteins co-encoded in one Oreochromis aureus strain Israel breed Guangdong linkage group 3, ZZ_aureus, whole genome shotgun sequence genomic window:
- the LOC120434361 gene encoding uncharacterized protein LOC120434361 — translation MNKLPHSCRNQKMAAAQKHVLRVYVERDTTLKLTLLERPKSVEELKEIIQERFKPRLNGDFSLHYVLMDTTYALCRQEIVEAVGAPRVRDVVDRWPGLLMESQVVAESHRINNVNLRTQFYKELDRHTPRLITLFRDKAIKTGKIAEELAKLMRIYDIQEQRDVNTRRALVLRALPVYLREDASTLFRTCDSADGPDLTVTPVALLTVVTDDTTDSALFSPESICIVVEDEILVNGPTNLADSFLLPFGYIYALDLQYPKKLELTFTFIQKVVMCLKDNKPLKGRLLMLKNDLFNE, via the exons ATGAATAAACTGCCTCACTCCTGCAG gaacCAAAAGATGGCTGCAGCCCAGAAGCAtgtgctgcgtgtgtatgtTGAACGAGACACCACCCTGAAACTTACTCTACTTGAGCGACCAAAGTCAGTGGAGGAGCTGAAAGAAATAATTCAAGAGAGGTTCAAGCCAAGACTGAATGGGGACTTTAGCCTTCACTATGTCCTCATGGACACAACCTATGCCCTATGTCGCCAAGAAATTGTTGAAGCTGTTGGAGCTCCACGAGTGAGAGACGTCGTGGACAGATGGCCAGGCCTACTTATGGAGTCacag GTGGTTGCAGAGTCCCACCGAATCAACAATGTTAACCTGCGCACTCAATTCTACAAGGAGctggacagacacacacctaGACTCATCACTTTGTTCCGAGACAAGGCCATCAAGACTGGTAAGATTGCAGAGGAGCTAGCAAAGCTCATGAGAATTTATGACATTCAG GAACAGCGTGATGTAAATACAAGACGGGCCCTTGTCCTTCGTGCACTTCCTGTGTACCTGCGTGAAGATGCCTCCACGTTATTCAGGACTTGTGAT TCAGCAGATGGTCCAGACCTCACTGTCACTCCTGTGGCTCTGCTGACAGTTGTCACGGATGACACTACTGATTCGGCCCTCTTCAGTCCCGAAAGCATCTGCATTGTCGTTGAGGATGAAATACTTGTGAATGGTCCCACAAATCTGGCTGACTCATTTCTCCTGCCCTTTGGGTACATCTATGCACTAGACCTACAATACCCAAAGAAACTTGAGCTTACATTCACATTTATCCAGAAGGTTGTGATGTGCCTTAAGGACAACAAACCACTGAAAGGGCGTCTACTGATGCTGAAGAATGATTTGTTCAATGAGTGA